Within the Cinclus cinclus chromosome 12, bCinCin1.1, whole genome shotgun sequence genome, the region GGTTTGGGttctgtgtttatttctgaATTAGGCAGGGTTAAATTACAAATCAGtttaaattcccatttttttaaacaaaataattcttaatCCTTTAAAAACACCACTAAAAATGTATATGATAATCCAATTTTCAAAACCCTGtcttcaatatattttttccattagcaTATAAAAAATGGGGAAGTGTCATGCAAATATTCTGTGTTTGTGACAATATTCAGTAGAGCCATTAAACACATGAACTCTTCATTAATCATGCTGGCTTTCCTTTTAGTAGCACACAAGTCAGGGCGTAACCTCAGTTCCCCAACagtacattaaattaaatttcttgtTTGAAAACCTCCAAAAGCACCATGCCAGAACTACTCTATTTCCACTTCAAGTCACATATTAGTGCTATATGATCAGAAGGATGTGAAACACTTGGCAAAGCCTGATGGGTTGTTATTTCTTCATGACTTGGCAATGGAATAACTTGTTCAACCTCTAGAGCATTTCTGTCAATGAAAATGTAGTCCAGACATCCATGAAACCCACCGACATAGTTTGTATAAGCAGGTTCTCCACAAGCACTTAGCAGTTTGAAAGGATGGCTTAGAGACATACTGCACCTTTCTTCCTCCCCATTTGAGACCCAGTCTTCATGATCTTCAGCAATGCCACCACTGCTGATGAAACTGTAAGTTCCTGATGAGGGTGTGCTATTAAAATCTCCACAGAATATGACTGGGATATTGGGATACAAGTCACAGGCTATGTGCTTGATGTGAGACATGGCTACAGCAATTTGGATCAGACGGATGTTCCCACCTACAGACATAAAGTACTATTTCAAATAATGCAAAACAGGGCTACTCCTTTAAACAAATATAGCTCTGAAACAGCAATCCTGAATTTTAGAGTAGTTTTCATGAATTAAGAAACCTTTAAAGTTGCGACTATGAAAGTTTTTGAATGACAGACAATTTCAATTTAAACTCGCCCATGCAAGAATTCTGAAGCTTTAACACCCATACACAGCAGTTTTCCATTTCATGGCAACCATCCTAATAATATTCCCAAAAAGGcacagaagcaaaagaaaactaacTGAGGAGAGAAGAATCTCTCCTAACAGTTTCTAGAGCCCCATCTGGTTGCTCTCCTGGCAGTACCCTGGGAGAGCTCCATGTTTAACAGGCTGGGGAAACCATAAGCACACACAAAGCTCTATTTTATGGTCTGCTTTTTGGGTGAATTGGGTGTAATGTGACTTGCCTTGCTTTCAGCTGGATTCTACTGACTCCCAGGCacactagaaaaataaatacataaatggACCTAGGAGTCTGGCTTGATTTCATCTGGATAAGAAGTAAGCCAGGAAACCCTCAGTTCCACAAGAAAATACTATAGCTGCAAAAGAACAGTTGGAAATCTGTTCTcccaaggaagaagaaaaacctttCCAAACCCACTTATCCTACGTGCAGGAATGTGCCAAAATTACCTTTGGGGTGCCAGTATAGGTGGGTATTTGCTACACAAAGTTTCCTCGAAGGATCAGCTGTAGACTGAAGAACCGAAACCTTTAAGAGAAAAAGCAGCCTTTGTTAAGTCTTAGAGAggttatatattttaaaatgcactatTCAGCTTATGCCTTTGCGGCAATCCAGTTCAAAGAATCTGATGCTTAACCAATAAACTTAATTTAGGAGCTGTACTTTTTATTAATCTTCCTTAGAAGGTCTGGTTATCAGCCAAAATATTACCACTGCATCATTTAACAAACATTCTTTAGACTGTGTCTGGTTTGGCCATATTTTCCACAAGATATAGTTAAGGCTGTACCATTCTGAAATACTTCTATTTTGTATTCATGCTCTGCAAGAGCTGAAGTTGCATCTCTGCTTTTAACAAGCAAATGTAGCATTCCATAATTGTTAAATTGAACAAAAATTTGGAGACTGTTTCAGTTATCAAGGAAATCCCGTTAGTCCTACTTAGTCCATGAGCAGGAAACTTTTACCAGTGTTTCTGCAATTCTTGACACAGCCTTCTATCTTACACACTTGTACTTGCACAACAACTCCATGGGCATCAGGACCCTCTGGCATCAGGAAGCTCACACACCTGTCCAACCTTATTTGTCTCCCTCCTGTCACTTGCTAGAGGCATTATAAAGCATACTCAATTAACTTTATTTATAAGATATAAGttttataaaatacttctgACATATAAAAATAAGTAGTGAAAAACTAGCTGCCAATACCACCAGCCAGGAATCACTACCTGGCCCAGAATTTCAACAGATGTcttcattttaaagcaaaataatactgcttttattttttttaaccaaatttCGGTAATTCTATATATGCAGTTCAGTAAGATCTCAATGTTTTGTTCTTGTTCCTAAGTTGATTTTCAGCTCTATCCATTATCCCAGCTAACACAGAACGTAGTTCCATGTTCCAAACTCTTAATCCCTCACCTCCCTTCTGCTCCTTGAGGCTCAACAACGCTGGCCCGGCTGCACCTGGAGACAgtggaaggaggagaaagggggaaaaaagaggggaaaaaggagaaggCATATCCAAAGTGGTACCTGCAGCACAGATGACCTCTGCAGCACCTTCTCCTGCACCAGGGGGTACTTGGCCAGCTGCTCACACAGTTCCTTGTGCAGCGGCTCTGAGAGCAGGGCTTCACTGAAAGCGATATCGTGCTGGCTGAGGAGACTGAACTTGTCCCTGCGATAGAAAGTGGCCAGGCCTTCGTGCTGCTTCTCCTTAATCCTGAACAGCCCCTCCAGTCCAAAAGCATCTAACGCCGGGACCAAGCTGTCCAGGAAGACAGATTTATCCACCTCTTGCAAGCAGATGAGGTCGGCGCTGTAGCCCGCCAGCTCCTTCTTGAGCAGGTTCTGGCGGTAGTCGATCTCCAGGGCGTAGGGAGCGCAGTAGGGGTAGAGCACGGTGCGGGAGAACTCCGTCTGCGCGTAGGTGTCGGCCAGGATGTTGTAGGAGACGGCGCGGACGGAGCCGTGGCCGCAAACCTTCTTGGTGTAGAGGTGCCGGGAGTCGAAGGTGCAGGCGCCGGGCCCGGCCTCCACGGGGCCGCTGCTTTCCACCTCGCGGGCCGGGCCGTAGCGCTGCTCCCCGTCCCCGGGCGTGCAGCGCAGCTTCAGCCGCAGCCCCACCAGCGCGTTCGACGGCGTGAACACGCGCCCGGCCGCCGCCGTCTCCACCCAGACCTCCCCATTCGTCACCCCGCCGCCCTCGGGGCGCTGCTCGCGGAACCAGCGGAACAGACAGTGCTGCGGCGCGGCGAACTCGGCGCTCACCTTGGGGCACACGGGGAAGCCGGCGAGGAGCGAGCGCGGCAGGCGGAGCTCGGTGAGCGCGGGCGGGTTGCGCTCCACGCGGTACCGCGCGTCCCCGATGTGCAGCACGGCGCCGTCCTGCCAGGCAGCCGCGTTCGGCACCTCCTCCGCCACCTCCGCCCCGTCGCGGGAGAACAGCCGCACGGCCGGTACCGCCGTCTCGCCCTCCGCGTCGCCCTCCGCCCGCGCCTTCTTGCTCTTCTTGCTCGCCTTGCCGTGGCCCTTAGAGGCGTTGGTGGCGATGCGCGCCAGCGCCCGCCCCAGCGGCTCTGCCTGGTCGCGCTGCATGTGCCGAGCGCTGCCGTCGGGCAGCACGAACCGCAGACTCAGCTTGGGCTCGGAAGGCACGCAGCGCACCACGGCGCGCTCCatggcggcgggcggggggccGCCACCGCCGCGTGGGTGAGCGGCGGGGGAGCCGCGGAGGCTCCGGAGGGCGGAGCGGAGCCGACGCCACATGGACCCGGCGGCGCTGCGGCTTCCGCGGGGCGCGGCCGGAACCGCCGGGCGGGGGCGGAACAAAGGGCGGGAGGCGGGAAGGAGGCGGGCACGCGCCGCTGCTTGTGAGGCAGCGACACCTCCCGGAGCTGCGGGCCCAGCTCCGGGCAGTGCTCGGTGCGGGCAGTGCTCACTGCGGTGCTTGCGCCCCTCGCCCCGCCGTTAACCCGCCGGCACGGCGTGAGTCAGACCGACCGGAGAGCCAGCGGGTTCTGTTCTCTCAGCAGCGAAACCCCCTCTCCTGAGCGCGGCTGCCTGGCCAACGGGTGTGCGAGGCGTGCGCGGGTCTCCCTCATAACGCCCCGATGCTAATTGCCGATGGATAAATCCTTTAACTTCAAGGATTTTTGTTCTATTCATGAGCAAACATTTCATGTCGGGGTTGAGACCTCACACTGAATACGCCCGGGCAGTAAGAACCACCCTAGGAAGGTTCCCATGACTTTGGAAAACGCGTAAGATTCCCTCCCGCTGCTCCCGCAGCCTCTGCGTGTGGGGCTCTGcccacacagacacaaaatCAGCGTTTTAAATCTCTTTTGTCAAATGTGGGCAAGTGTGTAGCCAATCTGTGGAGTTccttaaaatattcaaattataGTTGTGCAAAAAGCAGAAGCTCAGCAACAGCCACCTGATGCTTGAGGGAATTGTATTTATAATTTCGCAGGCATTCTTGCTGTGATCTGCttgtgcaggcagaggctgcagcagagggactTTCTGACTCACTCGGGTTGTACCAACCCTGTGGCGGACCAGGACGGTCAAGGTAGGgctttctttttatcttttttttttcttttttttttttttctttctttctatattttttttttctcttgaggtACTGATGTGGGCCAGGGCGAGCTCCGCCCTCTGCTCCGGGGCAACCGCGCAGTTGTTCCGAGCCGGGCCCGCCGCGCCGGGAGAGGTGGGAGCGGCGGGGCTGAGGGGGATCCGGGGCTGAGGGGGCACCGGGAAAAGGCAATATTGTCTCGGCCGTCCTTCCGTAGTTGAGCTTTGCGTCCTTAGGTGCATCCACCACCGCCCGGTTTGGTTTTTAAGACATAGCACCGATTTAGGAGGTAGCTTTGGCTTTCCGCTCCCCTGTGGGAAGCTGTTGAAATGCAGTAGTGAGTTTGTGCATCGTGTTTCCAGGGGAACCCGACCATCGGTCTTCGGAATAGCCCTACTCAGGCGATTGAGCAGCCGTAGAAGAGTAGCCTTTTAGTAGAGCCTTAGCTCAGTCGCAGAACAcaagtttgttggttttttttcctttcttcctttattttttttccttacgGCAGGCTCTCTATGTACATGCTCTCCCTTGAACTTTGTTGCTTTATCATATAAActgttctctttttttgaaAGCTGAACTGTTGTACCTAAACAGTGGAGATTATGTACATTCAGCTTAATAGATGCATGTGTTAAACTCCTTTCTGGACAGGATTGTATTCtagaattttggttttgttacgGTTTTAGATGGAGCACTCAGAGGAAGCAACTTCCAGTAAACGCACTTTGAGAACTTTGTTTCGTCCCACTGCTTTACCCTCAGCTGTCATATCTGAAACGTCACCATCACAGAAGAAGCTATTGGCATATcacagagggaaggagcagcaagagATCATTAATCAGTTACTGTAAGTTTCATGTAATGCAAGACATGTTGAAATTCAAGTGAAAGAGACACTATATATTAGACATTTAACAAATAATGGTGTTTGTTTAATATAATTATACTGAGATTAAGGAATTGGTAATGATGAAAAAATAGGTTGCATCAATTAAAATGTTAGCATTATTTTTACTATATTATTTATAGTTTTTCTGCACTTCTGATGCTGTGGTTTACTTTAGAATTGATCGAGCTCTTGAAGTCTGTTACATAACCATGGAAGAAACAGATGAGAGAGATGCTGCACCTCCTACCACAGAACTGCATTCCACTGTGAGGAAGTATTTCTTTATTAAGTCTTGCCTATTTAGTTCCTTGTTACtcagacatttattttccttcttagaATTTTCTTCAAGATACTTGTTTTGCTCCTCAGTTATtcataaatgtatttatatactCAGGTAATCCAATTGAAATGTATGGCTGTATACATACAGAATAAAGTCTTTGTTTAGGAATAGTATTTGCTGAATTGTatatttccagtatttttgtttgcatGTTCTTCATATATaacaattttccattttctttttatccagATGCATGACAAAGAAAGCCAACTAAGAGTGAGTTAAATTcttacatttgctttttttggagTAGAGAGTGAATGGCCCCTATTCAGAGAAGTTGAGTATGTTATGCAGAATTATTGTTattaaacaagaaaaagtaGTCTTGGTGGGGGAAAATGGAATAGGACCAAAATAGGAATCTTGTTTTGTGGTCCTGTAGAGggaaagtatttttctgttttagaaagTGCGTCTATCAATAATTAATTTAACCTTAGTTAAAGATCATTACTTAGGAAAATATCTAAGAGGCTTCCGGAGTTTTTCAGTTGAGGTCATAGATTCTACCTTACCCTGTACAAAAAGTAGCCTTTGACATCATTCCCTTAGTTTGAAGAACATGCACTAAACTTCAAATTTTTGTATAGCTTTTAAATTAAGACTTCATCTCTTCGAGCCAGTTGAAACACAAATTAgtattgaaatatttatattaagtAGCCTAAGGTAACACCAATTTTGCCTCTTTGTTGTTAGGTAAACTCATTCTGTAGACTGTAGAGATTTGATTAGATAACTGTcaatcaaaaccagaaacacCTATTTTTTTGGTCAAGACCCAGTCCCCTTATGAAGGATGTTTGTCCACACTTTTTGCCAGATAAATGTTTGCCCAAAGAACAATAACCTTTATCCTGAACTATTTTATTGTTAGCCATAAACCTCAGCAGAGAACCAAGGAAAATGCTACACTGACAAGTAcaacattttatatttaaacatTAAGACAGAGAGACTGTGTTACCAACCACAGAGAAGCTTTTGGGGTATTAGTCAGTGAATACTGAAAAGATTAGATTAAATACCCTGCCCTTaaggaaattaagaaattaGGAAATTATGATTAAAAAGATACTTTTGCCAAGCCTAACCCAAAAATACATACATAGGTAGTTATTAGACCTCTGAAAGTCTTATCCTTTCAGGCAGACTACCTCTTTTTGAAGAAATGTGTGCAGAGTAACCCGATGACTCCcatccagcagcagtggctgaggTCCATGCTCGCCATGGTGCCACAGTCACTTATGgagggcagagagagagagctgctCACTGAAGAACTTTTAAAGGAGGTAGTGAGAGATTATGAAACGAGCATGCAAAGATGTGTGTGTAAGTACGACAAATTACTCAGCACTTACATTAATGTTAGTATATATTACAAGCTCCATATTCTgctgaaaataatatttgtggTTTGTTCTTTCAGCCAGGTGGTATCTTTGTAATTAACTACTGATTTAACTTTTCCTGCCTCATCAAATGTGTGTTGGCCATAATGTTTAAGGCAAAACTTGCTCATTTTATTTGTACCAGTAAAAAGCTAAACAGCTGAAAGTATAGTTCAGGCAAAGACAAAGACAGCTGCAGAGCTCATGTCAAAAAGGCTGATTGCTGATGATGTTATTTCATTGTGTCTTTAACCTATGTAGTTAATTTGAAGCGAGAATGTATTGCTGTTTACTGTTAAAGAAAGGAGAAACTTCTAATGTATTagtcattctttttccctcttcaggaacagcagctttttaaagctgtttattCACAAACACATTAATGAGTTTTCTCATGGTGCTTTTGTTGAATGAGGAAGCTCataataaaaatctgaaaagatAATTAATTACTGTTTTCAGATATCACTCATACAACTCAAATTTTAAGACCTTTTAAGAAGAGTCATGAACTGGAATTTTGAAAGTGCGTTCCCTtggaataatttattaatttctttatatcTGTAGTAACTAGAATCTGAAATTGAGCCCagttttgttaatattttagTGAATGactaatcttttaaaaaaatgtagattaaaaaataaacaatttaacATTGCACCAATTTGTTTGTAATGTCATCAGTAGCACTGAATAGCCTAATTTTCttctaatgtttttttcttagtgaGAAGAGCTCTTATTAAACCAGACATAAAAGAACTTGATGAGTTGGAAGAGGAGGCACCTTTGCCTTCATTACCTCTGTGAGTGGATTAAGTAGCAAATAACCCACTGACAAAACACACTGAGTTACATGGGGGACATTCTTGTTGAGCTGTGTGGATGGAGTTACAGCACAGGATTAATTTGGGAGCCCCTTACTGGGacatttttaaatctctgtaGAGGATCTTGCATTTGAGATCTCTGAATTCTCTACAGAGTTTTAGCACTGGCAGTGTTTCATTCCTGTTGTTACAGTTACGTGAAGCAGCACTCATGACTTCAAATTAAACCTGGTTCTGAGTGCCCAGACACTGAAGTCACAGTGCAGCTGCCTCTGGAATGAACTGTGTGTATGGAGCAGTTCTCTGACAGATAGCAGCATTGTACAGTCCTAAAACTGCATATAGTGCCAAGGTTTTATGTGATTTTGATTTTATGAGATGAAACCTTGAGACTGAAGGCAAACCTATTATGCCCTCCCATCATAGAAAAGAAGTTTAGGTAGATAGGAGAGAAATACCCAAATTGCACAATTTGCTGATGCATCAGAGTGTGTGCTATCAAAATCTGTTGATACAAGCTTCCTGATAGTAGTTAGTGAAGTTAGGAGTTTACATTGAATGGGCTTCTGTAAGAGGAGGTGATCTGAAAATACCATGGAGGATAAAGCATGTTTTATCAGACAAAATACCTTTAAGACTTCTACTGCATGGGAGTAAGAGCACGTGTGTGGCATTTAATAACTATTCACACTAGAGAATAATCTTTTGAATACTACGTTTTGTATATAAGTACTTTATTCAAGTAGTGCTTGAgctcttaatttttatttgttttggttggttttttgtggtttttcttttttagaggACTGGATTTTTCTAGTATGTGGCATGACAGTTACGTCAAAGCAAAAAACCGAATCACTTCCACCTTATGTATTCTTCACCCCACAATGAAAACTCTACTGGATTTTGGTTATACAGCATTCTTTAACTTTCTAGTAGTAGATTTCTCTGGTTCCAGGTAAAGTCTGTTCTGCTGAATTATTGACACACAGAGGTTTTCAAAACTGGCAAATATGAACTTGTTCAGTTCTATTATTTAATAACAGAAGATTTCTTTGATATACCATTTTAACATACTGTGATTAAGTTACTCTGTGTTAAGATGtaagttttcttctctgttatGTATTTTATTGTTGTTCAAGTTGTTGGTAATATCAGACCTTTTgatttgcattttgtcttttattctgTAAATTTCTCCCCATTATTCACTTACTCttaatgtttaattttcatAGAAATCTGTTTAAACTAGTATTTGAAAAATCATCTTCTAGCAGTGTTATCATCTGTAAGGAATTCTGTGCTAATCCTGAAGATCAGACTTGCTGGTTTTCATCAGttgaattttctgtttaatcttgaaacttttaattttcatagttttcaaaaagaaaattttcaaaatactttttcctcattttttttttctggtaattGTTCTGTTAATACTGGTGTTTGAGGcaggctttttctttccttttagtCTACTGAAGCAATGCATAAGTTCCCACTTAGAGAAAGACTGGATTTGTAATACCAAAGTTTGTATTGTTACCTTATTCCATGTTCAGtttgtttaaattttgttgATAAAATTGCCTGTAACTTTTTTTCTAGATTGAAAGGATCAGTTGACTGTAAATCTTTTAAAACTGATGTGTCTCTGAGATGTTCCAAAGCAGAAGATGAGATAATGAGTACGTGGTACCAAAGAGTTTTTGGTCTCTTTACTCAGTCAGAAGCCTTGGATGGTGTAAAGTTGGATCAGCTTGAGTCTTTTTGTAACTGTGTGGCTGTGCTTATGTCTAATCAGGTAAATATCTTTCTTCCCTGTGATAAACTTAATGGGTTTAAAACATTACTTGCTTTGTAGAAAAATAATGGGACAATAGTCTAATCAAAAAATTGTCATTTGAAAAAAGATagaggaaaatgttttcaagaTATTTCATTTCTAGTAATAGGCTTACTTTcgtaacaaaaataaatgcctgGACTCTACTGAAATGTTTACTTGTTCATTAGTTTTCACCATTTAAGGGTTGGGACTAATACCTGCAGGAGTTATTAGAAAAATTCACACTGCTTCACGTATCCATGAATGAGGCCAGAAGTactaaaatgaatgaaaatcCTGCCTGGCTTACTGGATGAATGGAAAAGGGATTGGGCCTTTTTTATGTCAACTAATAGGTGGTCTATGTTATTGCCTAGCTGAAAGAATTGCTGCAAAGAACGACTGAAGTTTTTGTGAAACTTTTTGATCCTGAAGACAGAAGTCGTCTGCCTTTATTTAAGATGGACTTGACTCTTGATGAAAGTAGAATGGAGTTTTATCCAAGCTTACAAGACTTAGAAGAAGCAATTCTGTTTGTAGTAGACTGTGTAGGACAGACTTTTCAGGTGTGCTTTTGTCGttatttaaatatgtaattGTTAAGATATTCAGTTTGTGATTTAGGAGTCTGGCTACCCTGACAGTGGGATCAGAATGcaacatttatttgttttccatgATCATTCTACAGGTCACATCAAGATTTTTGATGCCCAGCAGCACTCCGGGCTCTGAAGTAATTTTGTAATTCCTTGTTTATAAAAAAATTGGTGTACCTGCTATTGATTGTTTCCATCTACTCTTTGGGTCTACAATTACAATAATAACATATTTAATTATATGTGTGATGATGTGCAATAAATTTGCATTAAAGTTAAGATCTCCAGAGGAAGACAAGGAAAATTAGAGCTgatattccttttctttctaagATAAAGAAAATACTCAAATCTCTAAAAAATAGTATATACAGCATCAAAAGATTGATGTCTTGGGAAGCTGTCTGTGGTTCCAGGGAAGAGAGCCTTTCTGGGGGCTTTAGATGCGAACTGAGTAATGGTCACTAGCCACATGTGATGGTACTTTCAGAGAAGTGTTTTGGGGCTGGTTTTCTGTATTTGCATGTatgatataatttaatttttttttcctttacatatTTCCTGTTCAACTTTTTGCTTCAGGAAAAGTCATTTTACATGTGTATAAAGCATGTGAACTTGGTCATGGTTAGGGTCTCATACTTTTGTGATTGTGTCTTCTGCAGATTGCAATTTACTTTTAAAGTATCTGTATCCTTGcaccactttttaaaatttaaataatcaaCACTTACACTACTCTTAGAATGTCGAAACGGTACGTGCTTGGCTAACGGGAGACACTGCAACTCTGGATACTGAGCTTCCTGCTCACATTGCACAATGGGCCAAATCCACGCTGAAAAAATCTATCAGAGACAACTTAGAAGGCCCAAAGGAACATTTTCAAGGCTATGGTAAGTGATAGAAGAGTGTTTGTCTCCTCTTTGTAATAAGTAACTTGCTGAATGGCATATGCATTTTAGTAATATAAATATGTTGTAATTGAATTGTAGTTGAAAGTTATGGCTGGCTTGTAGATGGAACTGCAGAGGAACGGATAAACAGATTTGTAGCAGAACAACACACTTTTGATGAATACACCACTGTAAGTTTTAATTCTAcactttataaataatttttactatAAATACAGCAATAATGAAAAGGTAACAAAGAATAACAGGTGCTCAGCCTTTAGCTAAAAACATATGGGCTACCTGCAATGTAACTGATTTTGCCCTAAAAATTTATggtaaatagaaaaaaatattgcttatgTTTGTCAATGTCTAATGGTCATTGTCTACTCAT harbors:
- the PDE12 gene encoding 2',5'-phosphodiesterase 12 — translated: MWRRLRSALRSLRGSPAAHPRGGGGPPPAAMERAVVRCVPSEPKLSLRFVLPDGSARHMQRDQAEPLGRALARIATNASKGHGKASKKSKKARAEGDAEGETAVPAVRLFSRDGAEVAEEVPNAAAWQDGAVLHIGDARYRVERNPPALTELRLPRSLLAGFPVCPKVSAEFAAPQHCLFRWFREQRPEGGGVTNGEVWVETAAAGRVFTPSNALVGLRLKLRCTPGDGEQRYGPAREVESSGPVEAGPGACTFDSRHLYTKKVCGHGSVRAVSYNILADTYAQTEFSRTVLYPYCAPYALEIDYRQNLLKKELAGYSADLICLQEVDKSVFLDSLVPALDAFGLEGLFRIKEKQHEGLATFYRRDKFSLLSQHDIAFSEALLSEPLHKELCEQLAKYPLVQEKVLQRSSVLQVSVLQSTADPSRKLCVANTHLYWHPKGGNIRLIQIAVAMSHIKHIACDLYPNIPVIFCGDFNSTPSSGTYSFISSGGIAEDHEDWVSNGEEERCSMSLSHPFKLLSACGEPAYTNYVGGFHGCLDYIFIDRNALEVEQVIPLPSHEEITTHQALPSVSHPSDHIALICDLKWK